The bacterium genome contains the following window.
GTGCAGTAAGAATATTTTCAACCGTCCTTTCCATAATCTTCTGAAGTTCTCTATCTTTCTCATATTCCTCCCATGTCTTATCTGCATATTTTGTATCAAATTCTTTCATCTCATCAGAGATAAATTGGAGGGATTCGATAATTCTTCCTTTTGCATACTCAAACTTAGCCATACTTTAGTGCCTCCAAATTTTTCCGCGTCATTTCTATCTGCCATTTTATCCCAAATATACTAAAATCTTCCATCTGAAATATAGCTTCGTTCTTTAATTTAACATATTCTTGAAAATCGTTAATGTATATTGGGGTACTTAGAATAATGGCATTATAATAGAGCATAGGTTTTCTAAAATCCCTATAAATTGGAAGTATATTTACCTCTTTATTAATCTTTGAAGAGAGGTGATATGAAATATCCATAATAATATTGAATATTTCATCATCTGATAGTGACTCTGGTAATAACACAGCTAAATCTACATCTGAATCTTGTCTGGGATAACCAGTTGCCCATGAACCGTATAAAAAGACCATCTCACTTTTATAATCCGCTGCCTTTTCTTTAAAAAATGTTTTTAATGTTGAAATAAAGGTATCTTTATCTTGTTGAGTAATCATTTAAGACCTCTTTCTAACAAACACAAAAGGTTTGTTTAATAAAGATCTGTAATCCACTTTCCCTCATGTTCGGGATTAGGAATTATTCTCTGTGATTTTGTATCAACAACAAAATCCATATCTTCTAATACCAGGTACCCAATTAGAGGCGGTGTAGATGCATCATTTTCCATCACCTGCATTTCAATGTCTCTATCCTGAATAATGATAATTGCTCCCCTAAAGATACGGCGATTTACCCGTCCATTGGCAGTTGATATTTCTCGTGTATGGGAATATAATAATCCTAATCTTTCAATTATATCTGGCGGCAGACATAGATATGCGGCACCAGTATCCACTATTCCCTCAATTTCAACACTCCTTATTTCATTTTCTCTAATCATCCCTTTAGTCTGCAATACCACATCTGCAAAATTTTTAACTACAACCTTTTCAACAGTTCTTCCCATTTTACCCACCTCTTCTTTTCACCACTTCATCAAATTTATCTTCTCCATATTGACTGTTTTTATATGGCGATAGATAGCGATAATGATAGCCAAACCAACGGCGGCTTCTGCGGCGGCTATGGTTATGGTAAATATAGTAAATATCTGACCGGTTAGTTCATTTGGGGTAACATATTTTGAGAAGGCAACTAAATTGATATTGACCGCATTTAACATTATCTCAATGCACAAAAGTATGCCAATGGCATTTCTACGAGTTAAAGCACCATACACTCCAATGGCAAAAAGTATAGCCGATAGAATAAGATAATGCGATAAAGTCATTGTCTTTTATCCTTCCTTTTTAAATTTATGATTTTAGATTGATGATTACTAACTTCAATCCTCATCATCAATTGTTAATTTGCTAATTCAGTAAGCTGTTTTATGTTAGTTTTTATTTTTTCATAAATCTCGCACAGTTTATTAGATATTTCAAAGAGTTTATTTATGCCATCTACAATATCTTTTTCTTCTTCGCTGTATTCATGGGTAAGGATATTTCTCAATTTTCTAAGTATAATCCATTCCTGTGCACTCTCAATTATCTTAAGTTTTTCTGCTCTGTTTAATACATCAATAAAAGGGCTGTCTTCTATATCTTCGCCAAGATTCACCAGTAAAATCTTTAATAATCTACCTGCGGTATCCTGAAGTTTGCCAAAGCGATATGACATCTGGTCTATATATGAGATTTCCTGCTCTGTAAGTTTCTCATATTTTTCTATACTTAAAGGGACTATCTGTTGAAGGACATCTATTCCCGAAATAAGTCTTTTCATATGAAGGTTACAGATAGATATGTAAAACTTCAAATTCTCCTGACTAAAATTATATTCTAACCCCTGTTGATTTTGCATATTTATAAATTGGTTCTTTTCGTGTTTCATTTCTTTTTTTAACCACCAAATCTATTTTTTGGTCTCCTAATGCGATTTCAAGGTTTGCAAGGAATCTTGCCTTTGCTTCAATAATCTCCGGTGCGATTGAGGTTTCAATATAGATATCAATATCTCCACCCCTTTTTGTATTGTCAATTCTGGAGCCAAAGATAGCTACCTCGC
Protein-coding sequences here:
- a CDS encoding nucleotidyltransferase domain-containing protein yields the protein MITQQDKDTFISTLKTFFKEKAADYKSEMVFLYGSWATGYPRQDSDVDLAVLLPESLSDDEIFNIIMDISYHLSSKINKEVNILPIYRDFRKPMLYYNAIILSTPIYINDFQEYVKLKNEAIFQMEDFSIFGIKWQIEMTRKNLEALKYG
- a CDS encoding retroviral-like aspartic protease family protein, encoding MGRTVEKVVVKNFADVVLQTKGMIRENEIRSVEIEGIVDTGAAYLCLPPDIIERLGLLYSHTREISTANGRVNRRIFRGAIIIIQDRDIEMQVMENDASTPPLIGYLVLEDMDFVVDTKSQRIIPNPEHEGKWITDLY
- the nuoK gene encoding NADH-quinone oxidoreductase subunit NuoK — its product is MTLSHYLILSAILFAIGVYGALTRRNAIGILLCIEIMLNAVNINLVAFSKYVTPNELTGQIFTIFTITIAAAEAAVGLAIIIAIYRHIKTVNMEKINLMKW
- a CDS encoding nucleotidyltransferase domain-containing protein translates to MRIKEEILKLIKKLAIEYFGKDCEVAIFGSRIDNTKRGGDIDIYIETSIAPEIIEAKARFLANLEIALGDQKIDLVVKKRNETRKEPIYKYAKSTGVRI